The Planctomycetia bacterium genome contains the following window.
AGTGATACCAGATTAACCAAAGCGATCTGATCGCGATGCTGAAAGAATCTTAAACGGAGGACAAACGCTGCTGCCAATGCCAAGCCGCCGCCGATCACGATCCCTGTTGTGGCTCGCAACGTCATGGCCCAAACCGCGCTCTGCCAACTTGCCCGCTCTTCGTAGTACGCGAGAACGTATTGCAGCAACACCACGGCAATGTTGGCGCCGATAGGGTCGATGATAATCGCCTCGGACTTGAGAATTCCGTGGACTCGCGGCTTGAGGCGGATACGGCGCAGGATTGGCGTAATCACGGTTGGACCAGTGACCACGATCAGCGACGCGAACAAGAACGCCTCGGGCCAGGGAACATACAGCAGAAAATGAGCTGCGACCGCCCCTCCGAACAAGGTGACGCAAAGTCCAATGGTTACAAGGCGACGAACCGGCTTGATCGCTTCGCGCAACACCTGCGGCCGGAGCGTCAGGCCTCCTTCAAAAAGAATGATCGACACGAAGATCGCCGTGAGTACCGGCAATCCTTCGTGCAAGCTCGACGGATTGATCAGGCCGATCCCATGCGGACCCGCGATCATTCCGAGGAGCAACAAAAATACGATTGCCGGCAATCGACTTACCGAGGCCAATCCTTGCGCCAATGCGCCAAGGGCCACGCAGGCCGCCAGAGTGGTTAAGACCGCACTGCTTTCCACAAGCTCCCTCGTTCAAGCTGTCGCGTCACCAGAGTGGTCGTCGCATGGCCACGGAATGCGACGCGATGCGCCTCCACATCCATGTATTCAACGCCTAGGTCGGAACGACGCCGCTTGTATTCTCTTGATCGCTAGCGATCTTCGCGAATGCGGACTGTCGTCGCTTCGGAGCACGCCCACGCGAACCGTTTACGTTCTCGACGACATCGGCGCCTTCAAGGTACAGCAATGGTGGCAGATCGGCATCCGGTGCTTGCATCATCATAGCTACTCGCTGCAATGCCGCCAGAAGTTCGGTTTGCTGCCATTCCGGCAGTAGCTTTAATTCTTTCCGAAACCGGTCCCGAAGCAGAGGTGGCGCGGCGTCGGCCACTCGCTTACCCTCATCTGTCGCGACCGCAATCACAATTCTTCGGTCGGTGTCAGATCGCCGACGCACGATCAATCCGCTGGACTCAAGTCGCGTGAGGATTCCGGTCACGGTCGGCTGGCTCAAGTGCATTGCCTTCGCCAAGGTACCGGGCGAGACGTTTTCTGCTCTCAATAGCTCCCGCAGGATTGCCAATTGCGGCCCCGTGAGCCCGAATTCCTGCCACAGTTTGCGGGAGTACTGATCCACTGCCTGGCTGATCCTTCGCAGGGCGACGATCATCTGATCTTCGGTGGAAAGCATGCAACAACCTCGTCAATGAGCCTCGTCAATGAGCAAATGCAGCCTTAAGAGCATAGTGTACAATCAAAAATGGTGCAAATACCTTCGGCGACCTGGCGCAGACGTCGATTCCGCGTGTTTTCGCAAGTTGTTTGCCATCAATAACCTAGCATCACATGCGCGATCCGGGTTGCCAGAAGCAAAGATGCATAGTAGGCAATGGATAGTGATCGGCACGGAAGCTTCGATGCTTCTTGGTTGGTCGCCGTCGGATTCAACGAGGCGGTGACCTCCGCCTCGCGTCAGCGAATTTCACAGGAGGGACGCCATGTTAGTGCTTTCACGACGGCACGGGGAAACC
Protein-coding sequences here:
- a CDS encoding MarR family transcriptional regulator; protein product: MLSTEDQMIVALRRISQAVDQYSRKLWQEFGLTGPQLAILRELLRAENVSPGTLAKAMHLSQPTVTGILTRLESSGLIVRRRSDTDRRIVIAVATDEGKRVADAAPPLLRDRFRKELKLLPEWQQTELLAALQRVAMMMQAPDADLPPLLYLEGADVVENVNGSRGRAPKRRQSAFAKIASDQENTSGVVPT